The following are from one region of the Chanos chanos chromosome 10, fChaCha1.1, whole genome shotgun sequence genome:
- the LOC115823094 gene encoding putative methyltransferase DDB_G0268948 produces the protein MAVRLFEGKDHAYVYWKYRVSPSEELIGKIVEFTEKNKGVPFDLAVDVGCGSGQGTLLLAPHFTQVVGTDISPAQLQMAVEYASAPNISYRECPAEELPFLDGSVDLLTAMSAFHWFDRPRFLQEAHRVLKPLGCLALLNYTMDMELSYGNCSEALNQICKEFYAALLPYRNPCLGPSSRDLYKQAYDSIDYSVKEWQDSFWVRKLVTLSSYIGMVESFSSYQALLKKDPEKARTISQDVTKRLLSAMGASSPETKVVMGVKYFYWLACKSSDD, from the exons ATGGCTGTTCGTCTATTTGAGGGTAAAGACCATGCCTATGTATACTGGAAGTACAGGGTCTCTCCATCAGAGGAGCTCATTGGAAAAATTGTGGAATTCACAGAAAAGAAT AAAGGGGTGCCCTTTGACCTGGCAGTGGATGTGGGATGTGGGTCTGGTCAAGGCACTCTGCTCCTTGCGCCACATTTCACTCAAGTTGTTGGGACAGACATCAGTCCTGCCCAGTTACAAATGGCCGTGGAGTATGCCAGTGCACCAAATATCTCCTACAG AGAGTGTCCAGCTGAGGAGCTCCCATTTCTAGATGGCTCAGTGGATCTTCTGACCGCTATGTCAGCATTCCACTGGTTTGACCGTCCTCGATTTCTCCAGGAGGCTCATAGAGTCTTGAAACCTCTGGGATGCCTGGCACTTCTGAACTACACTATGGATATGGAGCTTAGCTATGGGAATTGCTCAGAGGCATTGAATCAAATTTGCAAAGAG TTTTATGCTGCTCTGTTGCCTTACCGAAACCCATGCCTTGGCCCAAGCTCTCGAGACCTCTACAAACAGGCCTACGACTCTATTGATTATTCAGTCAAAGAATG GCAGGACAGTTTCTGGGTGAGAAAATTGGTCACCTTGTCCAGTTACATTGGTATGGTGGAATCTTTCTCCAGTTATCAGGCCCTGTTGAAGAAGGACCCAGAAAAAGCAAGAACTATCTCACAGGATGTCACTAAGAG ATTGCTGTCAGCAATGGGAGCCTCATCCCCTGAGACAAAGGTTGTCATGggtgtgaaatatttttattggcTGGCCTGCAAGTCTTCAGACGACTAA